From the genome of Campylobacter concisus, one region includes:
- a CDS encoding NCS2 family permease: MKFFDLAQNKTSVKQEFGAGLTTFLAMMYIVPVNAIIMSKTGMPYEALITATALITIFSTVLNGLWANTPVAMSVGMGLNAYFTFGLCIGMKVPWQTALGVVFLSGVIFVVLSFTNFRMWIIRSIPLDLRRAISAGIGTFISFVAFQQMGFIVNSDAVLVGIGNFKDPNVLLGVLGLFLVICFWAWKIKGAFILAVLATSVIAWVLGIAPHPTEIFSTPASISPIFLELDIKGALSLALLPVVITFFVTDLFDSIGTLAGVGTRAGIFDENKKDGVVKLEKTLEADAIATAAGSLVGVSTTTSFVESASGVEEGGRTGLTAVFCGLLFILTLFMLPLFKAIPGNAIYPILVMVGVLMFAELASINFKDPAIAVATFFIVVLIPLTYSITNGLAFGFMSYVIVKLIKREFSDINLGVVVLALISFIVFLVH; this comes from the coding sequence GTGAAATTTTTTGACTTAGCACAAAATAAAACGAGTGTGAAGCAGGAATTTGGAGCGGGACTTACGACGTTTTTGGCGATGATGTATATCGTGCCGGTAAATGCGATCATTATGAGCAAAACTGGTATGCCTTATGAGGCACTAATCACTGCAACTGCGCTAATTACCATCTTTTCTACTGTATTAAATGGCCTTTGGGCGAACACGCCAGTTGCGATGAGCGTTGGCATGGGGCTTAATGCTTATTTTACATTTGGTCTTTGCATCGGCATGAAAGTACCTTGGCAAACGGCTCTTGGCGTTGTTTTTCTAAGCGGCGTGATATTTGTCGTCTTGTCTTTTACAAATTTTAGAATGTGGATAATTAGATCTATTCCGCTTGACCTACGAAGAGCGATAAGCGCTGGCATAGGCACTTTTATCAGCTTTGTGGCGTTTCAGCAAATGGGTTTTATTGTAAATAGCGACGCAGTTTTGGTTGGTATAGGAAATTTCAAAGATCCAAACGTACTTCTTGGCGTTTTGGGATTATTTTTAGTTATTTGCTTTTGGGCGTGGAAGATAAAGGGTGCGTTTATCCTAGCTGTGCTTGCTACTTCAGTAATAGCTTGGGTGCTTGGTATCGCTCCTCATCCAACAGAAATTTTCTCAACTCCAGCCTCTATCTCTCCGATATTTTTAGAGCTTGATATAAAAGGTGCGCTTAGCCTAGCCTTGCTGCCAGTTGTTATTACATTTTTTGTGACCGATCTTTTTGACTCGATAGGCACACTAGCTGGTGTAGGAACGAGGGCTGGAATTTTTGATGAAAACAAAAAAGATGGCGTCGTAAAACTTGAAAAAACTCTTGAAGCTGACGCTATTGCTACGGCAGCTGGCTCACTTGTAGGCGTAAGTACGACCACATCGTTTGTAGAGAGTGCTAGCGGTGTAGAAGAGGGCGGTAGAACTGGTCTAACGGCTGTATTTTGCGGACTTTTATTTATACTTACATTATTTATGTTGCCACTTTTTAAAGCGATCCCTGGCAATGCCATCTATCCGATCCTTGTAATGGTTGGCGTGCTTATGTTTGCCGAGCTTGCTAGTATAAATTTCAAAGATCCAGCCATTGCGGTTGCGACATTTTTCATAGTTGTGCTCATACCACTTACTTACTCGATCACAAACGGCCTTGCATTTGGCTTTATGTCATACGTAATAGTTAAGCTCATAAAGAGAGAATTTAGCGATATAAATTTAGGTGTAGTCGTGCTAGCGCTCATTAGTTTTATCGTATTTTTAGTGCATTGA
- the mqnE gene encoding aminofutalosine synthase MqnE: MMNLLQKLESGERLSKQEAFSLYELDLFTLAKFADKKRRKLHGNKVFFNVNRHINPTNICADICKFCAFSAHRKNPNPYLMSHEEILKIVDESVSHGVKEIHIVSAHNAKSGWQWYLEIFKKIKAAHPELHVKAMTAAEIDFLSRHYGLSYDEVIEKMLEYGVDSMPGGGAEIFDEEVRAKICKGKVSSENWLKIHKMWHDKGKQSNATMLFGHIESRENRIDHMLRIRDLQDETGGFNAFIPLVYQRENNYLKDVKFLGSAEILKTMAISRLVLDNVPHIKAYWATSTLNLAMIAQEFGADDLDGTIEKESIQSAAGANSANGVTLKTFCDLIKTSGFTPVERDSLYNELKIY, translated from the coding sequence ATAATGAATCTATTACAAAAACTAGAAAGTGGCGAGAGATTAAGCAAGCAAGAGGCTTTTTCGCTTTATGAGCTTGATCTTTTTACATTGGCTAAATTTGCCGACAAAAAGCGCAGAAAACTGCACGGCAACAAGGTCTTTTTTAATGTAAATCGCCATATCAATCCAACAAATATCTGTGCTGATATCTGTAAATTTTGCGCATTTTCAGCTCACAGAAAAAATCCAAATCCATACTTAATGAGCCACGAAGAAATTTTAAAGATCGTTGATGAAAGCGTGAGTCACGGAGTAAAAGAGATACACATCGTATCAGCTCACAATGCAAAAAGTGGCTGGCAGTGGTATTTAGAAATTTTTAAAAAGATAAAGGCAGCTCATCCAGAACTTCACGTAAAGGCGATGACGGCAGCTGAGATCGACTTTTTATCAAGGCATTATGGCTTAAGCTACGATGAGGTGATAGAAAAGATGCTTGAATACGGCGTCGATAGCATGCCAGGGGGTGGGGCTGAAATTTTTGACGAAGAGGTCAGGGCTAAAATTTGCAAAGGCAAGGTTAGTAGCGAGAACTGGCTAAAGATCCACAAAATGTGGCACGATAAAGGCAAGCAAAGTAACGCTACAATGCTTTTTGGACACATAGAAAGTCGTGAAAATAGGATCGATCACATGCTAAGGATTAGGGACTTGCAGGACGAAACTGGTGGATTTAACGCATTTATCCCGCTTGTCTATCAAAGAGAAAATAACTACTTAAAAGATGTTAAATTTCTAGGATCAGCTGAAATTTTAAAGACTATGGCGATATCTCGCTTGGTGCTTGATAACGTCCCACACATAAAGGCATACTGGGCTACTTCGACGCTAAATTTAGCGATGATCGCTCAGGAATTTGGCGCTGATGATCTTGATGGTACGATAGAAAAAGAGAGTATCCAAAGTGCAGCTGGTGCAAACAGTGCAAATGGCGTTACGCTAAAGACATTTTGCGATCTCATAAAAACATCTGGTTTTACGCCGGTTGAGCGTGATAGTTTATATAACGAACTTAAAATTTACTAA
- a CDS encoding HD domain-containing protein codes for MLADKSTKNSDNYLKIKEKFLDFKANLPKHFQKNQGRNFANFLAKECDDFIKSYLNETMRDFFDDFVPQNDSFAFSVLATGKYAQTLLSANSELEILLVYKNLKGYNIKNFLKEFSEILSSSGINFYIKSVEIDEIFTNYKDDLKFKSETSQVRYICGSKSLYRLVKSEIVKLKEFDKKTFLNYHLKAFLPFSSISYLAQEPNLKSGFGGIDEIYHLNCILNCLDSDISVRSQALKVMNEKEIASFNLNVDFLLSLLTTLNLTQNSDTFSASSVEITTNFMQTKSKKLQDNESVISQKMLSSMNNVAIYSRFIIASLCRPFFKSELNFDQRKFARLKNGFYEINGVIYVPLHKKPALIENLITELLELKDVDYKFDISAIFYIKRAIITKSGLERAISEFKKIFLRKNSYAILKSLLDAQMIQILIKPMEHISQLAQYDGYHEFTVDEHSILSVKFLENIKDKFIKNLYTELCLEGKTMLKIVTLMHDVGKGLGKDHANIGANIFRAYANKLNLSQKAVNIGVILIKYHTLMSNVSNREDIYSQRVIFAFISKLGDKQVLKLLYILSYCVINATNERLYNAYTAKLLRELYEISLSAFSDENLLDEATRRVKKEQSIKRNSEFLALESKLQEKIFKITSNLVFIKYSASEIINLSKVADSLDATEIFINNSKNLSIQIYTKKSLNLSALLYEFAKFDLAYMEIFELFEKKFYIRLDFNQNVKKEELETTKNLALKSLNSEVLKEPLKPNINKDEINFELNHSKDYAKLSINAKDQRGLMAYVMSVFDRLHFQVTSARIQTVKNRTRNLFLIEKNERLESKGEEILNLLISE; via the coding sequence ATGCTGGCCGATAAAAGTACCAAAAATAGCGATAATTATTTAAAAATTAAAGAGAAATTTCTTGATTTTAAGGCAAATTTACCAAAACATTTTCAAAAAAATCAGGGTAGAAATTTTGCAAATTTTTTAGCCAAAGAATGTGATGATTTTATAAAATCTTATTTAAATGAAACTATGCGAGATTTTTTTGATGATTTTGTACCGCAAAATGATAGCTTTGCCTTTAGTGTTTTAGCTACTGGAAAATACGCCCAAACCTTACTTAGCGCAAATAGTGAGCTTGAAATTTTACTAGTTTATAAAAATTTAAAAGGCTACAACATAAAGAATTTCTTAAAAGAATTTAGCGAAATTTTAAGTAGCTCTGGAATAAATTTTTATATAAAAAGCGTTGAAATAGATGAAATTTTTACAAATTACAAAGACGATCTCAAATTTAAAAGCGAAACATCGCAAGTCCGATATATCTGTGGTTCAAAAAGTCTCTACCGTCTAGTAAAAAGCGAGATCGTAAAATTAAAAGAATTTGATAAAAAAACCTTTTTAAACTACCATTTAAAGGCATTTTTGCCGTTTTCTAGCATCAGCTACTTAGCCCAAGAGCCAAATCTAAAAAGTGGCTTTGGCGGGATAGATGAAATTTATCACCTAAACTGCATACTAAACTGCCTAGATAGCGACATTTCAGTTAGATCACAAGCCCTAAAAGTGATGAATGAAAAAGAGATCGCTAGCTTTAACCTAAATGTAGACTTTTTACTAAGCCTACTAACCACCTTAAATTTAACGCAAAATTCTGATACTTTTAGCGCTTCAAGCGTTGAGATCACGACAAATTTCATGCAAACAAAGTCTAAAAAACTTCAAGACAATGAAAGCGTTATCAGCCAAAAGATGCTAAGCTCGATGAATAATGTCGCCATTTATTCGAGGTTTATCATCGCTTCTCTTTGCAGGCCATTTTTTAAAAGTGAGCTAAATTTTGATCAGAGAAAATTTGCAAGGCTAAAAAATGGCTTTTACGAGATAAATGGCGTTATTTACGTGCCGCTTCATAAAAAGCCAGCTCTCATTGAAAATCTAATAACCGAGCTTTTAGAACTAAAAGATGTTGATTATAAATTTGATATAAGTGCGATCTTTTACATCAAGCGAGCCATCATCACAAAAAGTGGCTTAGAGCGTGCTATAAGTGAGTTTAAGAAGATATTTTTAAGAAAAAATTCCTACGCTATTTTAAAGTCATTGCTTGATGCGCAAATGATACAAATTTTAATAAAACCAATGGAACACATCAGCCAGCTAGCTCAGTACGACGGCTATCACGAATTTACGGTCGATGAGCATAGCATTTTAAGTGTAAAATTTCTTGAAAATATAAAAGATAAATTCATAAAAAATCTCTATACCGAGCTTTGCTTGGAGGGCAAAACAATGCTAAAGATCGTGACTTTAATGCACGACGTTGGCAAGGGGCTTGGCAAAGATCACGCAAATATCGGCGCTAATATCTTTAGAGCCTACGCAAACAAGCTAAATTTAAGTCAAAAAGCTGTAAATATCGGCGTCATCTTGATAAAATACCACACGCTAATGAGCAATGTCTCAAACAGAGAAGACATTTATTCCCAACGCGTTATATTTGCTTTTATCTCAAAGCTTGGCGACAAGCAGGTTTTAAAACTGCTTTACATCCTTAGCTACTGCGTGATAAATGCGACAAACGAGAGGCTCTATAACGCCTACACAGCAAAGCTTTTAAGGGAACTTTATGAAATTTCTCTTAGTGCATTTAGCGATGAAAATTTACTAGATGAAGCGACAAGGCGCGTAAAAAAAGAGCAGTCTATAAAACGAAATAGCGAGTTTTTGGCACTTGAATCAAAGCTGCAAGAGAAAATTTTTAAAATCACATCAAATCTTGTCTTTATAAAATATAGTGCGAGTGAGATCATAAATTTAAGCAAGGTTGCAGATAGCTTAGATGCGACAGAAATTTTTATAAATAACTCTAAAAATTTAAGCATTCAGATTTATACAAAAAAGAGCCTAAATTTAAGTGCTCTGCTCTATGAATTTGCTAAATTTGACCTAGCATACATGGAAATTTTTGAGCTATTTGAGAAGAAATTTTATATCAGGCTTGATTTTAACCAAAATGTTAAAAAAGAGGAGCTTGAAACTACTAAAAATTTAGCTCTAAAATCCTTAAATAGCGAGGTTTTAAAAGAGCCTTTGAAACCAAACATTAACAAAGATGAGATAAACTTCGAGCTAAATCACTCAAAAGATTACGCCAAACTTAGCATCAACGCAAAAGATCAGCGCGGACTAATGGCTTATGTGATGAGTGTTTTTGATAGGCTTCATTTTCAAGTCACTAGTGCGAGAATCCAAACGGTCAAAAATAGAACAAGAAATCTCTTTTTGATCGAGAAAAACGAGCGACTTGAGAGTAAAGGCGAAGAGATATTAAATTTATTAATAAGCGAGTAA
- the glmS gene encoding glutamine--fructose-6-phosphate transaminase (isomerizing), with translation MCGIVGYIGDKEKKEVILSGLKELEYRGYDSAGMAVMSDDKIDFFKAVGKLENLALKTKDFTSTGFGVAIGHTRWATHGKPTEINAHPHLGEHSFVVHNGIIENYKELKDELEAKGVKFVSQTDTEVIVHLFEEILKEKKDPFKAYEATIAKLRGAYATLLITKTAPDKIFFAKDAAPMAIGKSDKKELYFASSDAPLIGNATEVAYLDDNNYGYVSLDEIAVFKHGKKASITFNALPKDKSYAQKEGYTFFMEKEIYEQGAVVSETIMGRVKNHKVTLENLDDEYLKSIDDVVLCACGTSYHAALTASYLFERLAKVRTKVEVASEFRYRKPYLNKNSLFIVISQSGETADTLEALRIAKEAGLRTIAICNVDNSSIVRLADNTLLTRAGIEKGVASTKAFATQIIVLWMLVLQMAAAKESISKKELDHEIKTLLHIPQILNINNSLQEKLHRLSKHYLHGHGFFFIGRDIFYPLALEGALKLKEISYLHAEGYPSGEMKHGPIALADEKLFTIALMPQNLLYEKTKSNVEELAARDAYILAISPLEFELSDDYVKTSAQDHYMSEFFEMMLVLQLLALEISVRLGNNVDMPRNLAKSVTVE, from the coding sequence ATGTGTGGAATCGTAGGATACATCGGAGATAAAGAGAAAAAAGAGGTCATTTTAAGCGGTCTAAAAGAGCTTGAGTACCGAGGATATGACAGCGCTGGTATGGCTGTGATGAGTGATGACAAAATCGACTTTTTTAAGGCTGTCGGTAAGCTTGAAAATTTAGCCCTAAAGACAAAGGACTTTACATCAACTGGCTTTGGCGTGGCGATAGGTCACACACGCTGGGCGACGCACGGCAAACCAACTGAGATAAACGCTCACCCACACCTTGGCGAGCACTCATTTGTCGTTCACAACGGCATTATCGAAAACTACAAAGAGCTTAAAGATGAGCTTGAGGCAAAGGGCGTGAAATTTGTCAGCCAAACCGATACTGAGGTGATCGTGCACCTTTTTGAAGAAATTTTAAAAGAGAAAAAAGATCCATTTAAAGCTTATGAGGCAACTATTGCAAAGCTAAGAGGCGCTTATGCGACGCTACTTATCACCAAAACTGCGCCTGATAAGATATTTTTTGCAAAAGATGCCGCTCCTATGGCGATAGGAAAGAGCGACAAAAAAGAGCTATACTTTGCTTCATCTGACGCTCCACTTATCGGCAATGCAACAGAGGTGGCATATCTTGATGACAACAATTACGGCTACGTGAGCTTAGACGAGATCGCAGTCTTTAAACACGGCAAAAAGGCGAGCATAACGTTTAATGCTTTACCAAAAGATAAGAGCTATGCCCAAAAAGAGGGCTATACATTTTTCATGGAGAAAGAAATTTACGAGCAAGGTGCAGTCGTATCTGAAACCATTATGGGCAGGGTTAAAAACCACAAAGTCACTCTTGAAAATTTAGACGATGAATATCTAAAAAGTATCGATGATGTCGTGCTTTGCGCGTGCGGCACGAGCTACCATGCAGCACTAACCGCAAGCTATCTTTTTGAAAGGCTTGCTAAAGTTAGAACAAAGGTCGAAGTTGCTAGCGAATTTAGATACAGAAAGCCTTACTTAAACAAAAATTCGCTTTTTATCGTTATATCTCAAAGCGGCGAAACAGCAGATACTCTAGAAGCATTGAGGATCGCTAAAGAAGCCGGTCTTAGGACAATTGCTATTTGTAACGTTGATAACTCATCTATCGTTAGACTAGCTGACAATACTCTTCTAACTCGCGCTGGCATTGAAAAAGGTGTGGCAAGCACAAAGGCCTTTGCAACGCAAATCATCGTGCTTTGGATGCTTGTGCTTCAAATGGCAGCAGCAAAAGAGTCTATCAGCAAAAAAGAGCTTGATCACGAGATCAAAACGCTTCTTCACATCCCACAAATTTTAAATATCAACAACTCTCTTCAAGAGAAGCTTCACCGCCTAAGCAAGCATTATTTACACGGTCATGGCTTCTTCTTTATTGGTAGAGATATTTTCTATCCGCTAGCACTTGAAGGTGCGTTAAAACTTAAAGAAATTTCATATCTTCACGCCGAGGGCTATCCATCAGGCGAGATGAAACACGGCCCTATCGCACTTGCAGATGAGAAGCTATTTACGATCGCTTTAATGCCTCAAAATTTACTTTATGAAAAAACAAAAAGCAACGTCGAAGAGCTTGCCGCAAGAGATGCTTACATACTAGCGATAAGCCCACTTGAGTTTGAGCTAAGCGATGACTACGTAAAAACAAGCGCGCAAGATCACTATATGAGCGAATTTTTCGAGATGATGCTTGTACTTCAGCTACTTGCTCTTGAAATTTCTGTTAGACTTGGCAACAACGTCGATATGCCAAGGAACCTCGCAAAAAGCGTAACTGTCGAATAA
- a CDS encoding tetrahydrodipicolinate N-succinyltransferase N-terminal domain-containing protein: MSKEFKDANEFKEFFEEFRKKDGYKDPLAFGIARIDRGQKNTDKILQATFAVVNYKESFLSAAAYIYALQKCDVKVDFNGSEFVADLTPKVVKKASKLFSVFEKEISSHKNVQNLHAVKMAFDDDLELNENKFKLVFLFDDAKPLSVEAVYLKLYLISLGKVAPRTIVLDGAFGVLPNVAWTSQNTPIELEWLRENEISLKMFGEYPAIVSVDKFPRFLSHIIPADNTRILDSAKVRMGAAVYPGTVVMPGAAYINFNAGTTGGVMVEGRVSSSVVVGDGSDVGGGASILGVLSGTNGNPVSIGKHCLLGANSVTGVPLGDNCIVDAGIAVLEGTKVYISASEREKLAKLNPEFKFEAEIYKALELGGLNGLHFRQNSQTGQITASASKRAIKLNEALH, encoded by the coding sequence ATGTCTAAAGAGTTTAAAGATGCAAATGAATTTAAGGAATTTTTTGAAGAATTTAGAAAAAAAGATGGTTACAAAGATCCGCTTGCTTTTGGTATCGCTAGGATCGATCGCGGACAAAAAAATACAGACAAAATTTTGCAAGCGACATTCGCTGTTGTAAATTACAAAGAGAGTTTTTTAAGCGCAGCTGCTTATATCTATGCTTTGCAAAAATGTGATGTTAAGGTTGATTTTAACGGCTCTGAATTTGTAGCCGATCTTACTCCAAAAGTGGTAAAAAAGGCTAGCAAGCTCTTTAGTGTCTTTGAAAAAGAGATAAGCTCTCATAAAAATGTACAAAATTTGCATGCCGTAAAAATGGCATTTGATGATGATCTTGAACTAAATGAGAATAAATTTAAGCTTGTGTTTTTGTTTGATGATGCAAAGCCACTTAGCGTGGAGGCCGTATATCTCAAGCTTTACTTGATCTCGCTTGGCAAGGTTGCACCTAGGACGATCGTGCTTGATGGAGCTTTTGGTGTGTTACCAAATGTTGCATGGACTAGCCAAAATACGCCAATCGAGCTTGAATGGTTAAGAGAAAATGAAATTTCTCTAAAGATGTTTGGCGAATATCCAGCGATCGTTAGCGTCGATAAATTCCCAAGATTTTTAAGCCATATCATTCCAGCGGATAATACGAGAATTTTAGACTCAGCCAAGGTTCGCATGGGTGCTGCCGTGTATCCTGGCACAGTCGTTATGCCTGGTGCTGCCTACATCAACTTTAACGCAGGTACAACCGGCGGGGTGATGGTTGAAGGCAGAGTCAGCAGCTCTGTCGTAGTTGGCGATGGTAGTGACGTAGGCGGAGGGGCAAGCATACTTGGCGTGCTAAGTGGCACAAACGGCAATCCTGTAAGCATCGGCAAACACTGCTTGCTTGGCGCAAACTCAGTCACAGGCGTACCTCTTGGCGATAACTGCATCGTGGATGCTGGCATAGCGGTGCTTGAGGGCACAAAGGTCTATATATCAGCTAGCGAGCGCGAAAAGTTAGCTAAGCTAAATCCAGAGTTTAAATTTGAAGCTGAAATTTACAAAGCGCTTGAGCTTGGTGGGCTAAATGGACTTCATTTTAGACAAAATAGCCAAACAGGCCAGATCACTGCAAGTGCGAGCAAAAGGGCGATCAAGCTAAATGAGGCACTTCATTAA
- a CDS encoding YagU family protein, whose translation MSNLVTKPRFALATLIGLVAGIVSAFVKWGAEFPLPPRSPMDMFNAACGPESAIRAADAIDCSRNFLNPPYVFLRDYLGVADPNAAIYEFAGHAFNYVMMTHILFSIVFAVAYCVLAEKFPKITIWQGLLVGIIVNIAVHVITLPILGLTPPLWTLPWYEHVSEFVGHMIWFWSIEIIRHDLRVRITKEKDPSDYCCCNV comes from the coding sequence ATGTCAAATTTAGTAACAAAACCTAGATTTGCTCTGGCTACATTGATCGGCCTTGTCGCTGGCATTGTCTCAGCTTTTGTCAAATGGGGAGCAGAATTTCCACTTCCTCCAAGAAGTCCGATGGATATGTTTAACGCTGCTTGCGGACCAGAGAGTGCCATTAGAGCAGCCGATGCGATCGATTGCTCTAGAAATTTCTTAAATCCGCCTTATGTATTTTTAAGGGATTATTTGGGCGTAGCCGATCCAAATGCCGCCATTTACGAGTTTGCAGGGCATGCGTTTAACTACGTAATGATGACGCATATATTATTTTCGATCGTTTTTGCGGTTGCTTATTGTGTTTTGGCTGAGAAATTTCCAAAGATTACAATATGGCAAGGCTTACTAGTTGGCATTATCGTAAATATCGCTGTTCACGTGATCACACTACCTATTTTGGGGCTTACTCCACCACTTTGGACACTCCCTTGGTACGAACACGTATCTGAATTTGTCGGTCACATGATATGGTTCTGGTCGATAGAGATCATCCGTCACGACTTAAGAGTTAGGATCACAAAAGAAAAAGATCCGAGTGATTATTGCTGCTGCAACGTATAA
- a CDS encoding cytochrome-c oxidase, with protein MKILSLLTALLFGSVCGFANDGKVRSIDIYVTPYYSANAGKVEYVKVYDKIDELLKSGKEEDFKKAEKIVQDAPQMVSPITLFVLSARAYDLGLRDDAVFWFYAAKNRSILLRGVIDMEGEKFTDVVAAIGAFMKLVGDVVNPYAFCDIKKQQEIADKALGWTKKNAYEAMFSPEFSSPHEDRKAALAKGIEKLEARNKKEKDYFLDKDNLANFKAMRKQNGTDEKFCF; from the coding sequence ATGAAAATTTTATCACTACTTACGGCGCTACTTTTTGGATCGGTATGTGGCTTTGCAAATGATGGTAAAGTAAGAAGTATCGACATCTACGTCACGCCTTACTACTCAGCAAATGCTGGCAAGGTGGAGTACGTCAAGGTCTATGACAAGATAGATGAGCTTTTAAAAAGTGGCAAAGAAGAGGACTTTAAAAAGGCTGAAAAGATCGTGCAAGACGCCCCACAAATGGTCTCTCCGATAACTCTTTTTGTCCTTTCAGCTCGCGCATACGATCTTGGACTTCGCGATGATGCGGTATTTTGGTTTTATGCGGCAAAAAATCGCTCGATTTTGCTAAGAGGTGTTATAGACATGGAGGGCGAGAAATTTACTGACGTGGTGGCCGCGATAGGGGCGTTTATGAAGCTTGTTGGCGACGTGGTCAATCCTTATGCATTTTGCGATATCAAAAAGCAACAAGAGATCGCTGATAAAGCGCTTGGATGGACTAAGAAAAATGCCTATGAAGCGATGTTCTCGCCAGAATTTAGCTCGCCTCACGAAGATAGAAAAGCAGCCCTTGCAAAAGGCATAGAAAAGCTAGAAGCCCGCAATAAAAAAGAGAAAGATTACTTTTTAGATAAAGATAATCTTGCTAACTTTAAAGCTATGCGCAAGCAAAATGGCACTGATGAGAAATTTTGCTTCTAA